Proteins encoded by one window of Actinocorallia herbida:
- a CDS encoding L-fucose/L-arabinose isomerase family protein — translation MTSPARTPVLDLLAPVTRRKTRIGLVAGGLGTYWPQFPGLLPQLQESARYVAERFQEMDAEVTDVGFISDAKEGAAAAEQLRKADCDLIVLFLTTYLTSSMVLPIAQRANTPVLVIDLQPTEKMDHTAFDTGAWLAYCGQCPVPEVGNVFRRAGVPFRSVSGWLKQDSAWARIGQWIRAAHVRAALRHARHGLMGHLYPGMLDVSTDLTLLPATFGSHVEVLEFDDLRHRVEQVTEAETRARMDLARQIFALDDTVVEEDFAWGATVSVALDRLVEDFEIDTLAYYHRGLDGEQHERLGAGMILGASLLTARGVPATGEYELRTTVAQLASQAVGAGGSFTEIQALNFADNVVEMGHDGPAHLAVSARDPLLRGLGVYHGKRGWGVSVEFDVQHGPVTVLGLGQDADGTLSFIASEGTVVPGPLLEIGNTTSRVDFGRDPGEWVDAWSATGVGHHWSLSIGHRAADYRAAADLLGIPYREV, via the coding sequence ATGACCTCCCCCGCCCGTACCCCGGTCCTCGACCTCCTCGCCCCGGTCACCCGCCGCAAGACCCGCATCGGGCTCGTCGCGGGCGGCCTCGGCACCTACTGGCCGCAGTTCCCCGGCCTGCTCCCGCAGCTCCAGGAGAGCGCCCGGTACGTCGCCGAGAGGTTCCAGGAGATGGACGCCGAGGTGACCGACGTCGGGTTCATCTCCGACGCGAAGGAGGGCGCGGCGGCGGCCGAGCAGCTCCGCAAGGCGGACTGCGACCTCATCGTGCTCTTCCTGACGACCTACCTGACCTCGTCGATGGTGCTGCCGATCGCCCAGCGCGCGAACACCCCGGTGCTCGTCATCGACCTCCAGCCGACCGAGAAGATGGACCACACCGCGTTCGACACTGGTGCGTGGCTCGCCTACTGCGGCCAGTGCCCGGTGCCCGAGGTCGGCAACGTGTTCCGCCGCGCGGGCGTCCCGTTCCGCTCGGTCTCCGGCTGGCTGAAGCAGGACTCGGCCTGGGCGCGGATCGGCCAGTGGATCCGGGCCGCGCACGTCCGCGCGGCCCTCCGGCACGCCCGCCACGGCCTCATGGGCCACCTGTACCCGGGCATGCTCGACGTCTCCACCGACCTGACCCTGCTGCCCGCCACGTTCGGCTCGCACGTCGAAGTGCTGGAGTTCGACGACCTGCGGCACCGCGTCGAGCAGGTGACCGAGGCCGAGACCCGCGCCCGGATGGACCTCGCCCGCCAGATCTTCGCCCTCGACGACACGGTCGTGGAGGAGGACTTCGCCTGGGGCGCGACGGTCTCGGTCGCGCTGGACCGGCTGGTCGAGGACTTCGAGATCGACACCCTCGCCTACTACCACCGCGGCCTCGACGGCGAGCAGCACGAGCGGCTCGGCGCCGGCATGATCCTCGGCGCGTCCCTGCTGACCGCGCGCGGCGTCCCGGCGACCGGCGAGTACGAGCTGCGGACGACGGTCGCCCAGCTCGCCTCGCAGGCCGTGGGCGCGGGCGGCTCGTTCACCGAGATCCAGGCGCTGAACTTCGCCGACAACGTGGTCGAGATGGGCCACGACGGCCCCGCCCACCTCGCCGTCAGCGCCCGCGACCCGCTGCTGCGCGGCCTCGGCGTCTACCACGGCAAGCGCGGCTGGGGCGTCAGCGTCGAGTTCGACGTCCAGCACGGCCCCGTCACCGTGCTCGGTCTCGGCCAGGACGCCGACGGCACCCTGTCCTTCATCGCCTCAGAGGGCACCGTCGTCCCCGGCCCCCTCCTGGAGATCGGCAACACCACGAGCCGCGTCGACTTCGGCCGCGACCCCGGCGAGTGGGTCGACGCCTGGTCCGCCACCGGCGTGGGCCACCACTGGTCCCTGTCCATCGGCCACCGCGCCGCCGACTACCGCGCCGCCGCCGACCTCCTCGGCATCCCCTACCGCGAGGTCTGA
- a CDS encoding nucleotidyltransferase domain-containing protein, with protein sequence MGEDAVFDVRGPWAPLTPGEAAELLRGAGFPWWIAGGHAIELAVGEAFRAHADLDVLVLHRDHAELRRRLGGWEAGLADPPGTLRAWPEGGQVPEGVHDVWCRRAPGEPWAVQFMLDGADGADWVSRRDPRIRMPLAHLGRVTGDGIPYLRPEVQLYYKAKAVREKDALDFARVSPLLDAEARTWLSAALALSSPGHPWRDGLSRCT encoded by the coding sequence ATGGGGGAGGACGCGGTTTTCGATGTGCGGGGACCGTGGGCGCCGCTGACGCCGGGTGAGGCCGCCGAGCTGCTGCGCGGCGCGGGCTTCCCGTGGTGGATCGCGGGCGGTCACGCGATCGAGCTGGCGGTCGGGGAGGCGTTCCGCGCGCACGCGGACCTCGACGTGCTGGTGCTGCACCGGGACCACGCGGAGCTGCGGCGTCGGCTCGGCGGGTGGGAGGCCGGGCTCGCCGATCCGCCCGGAACGCTGCGGGCCTGGCCGGAGGGCGGACAGGTGCCGGAGGGTGTGCACGACGTGTGGTGCCGCCGTGCGCCGGGCGAGCCCTGGGCCGTGCAGTTCATGCTCGACGGGGCCGATGGCGCCGACTGGGTGTCCCGGCGTGATCCCCGGATCAGGATGCCGCTGGCCCACCTCGGGCGGGTCACCGGGGACGGCATCCCTTACCTGCGGCCCGAGGTGCAGCTCTACTACAAGGCGAAGGCCGTCAGGGAGAAGGACGCGCTCGACTTCGCCCGGGTCTCGCCCCTGCTCGACGCCGAGGCCCGCACCTGGCTTTCCGCCGCCCTCGCCCTCTCCTCACCGGGCCACCCGTGGCGCGACGGCCTTTCGCGGTGCACCTGA
- a CDS encoding S8 family serine peptidase: MLISLAASVAALTLLAPAPVLAAAPVDDDLRASFEKARRSSRGKGVTVAVLGSGVARDLPALGDRVLPGKSFVKPHGRPVHGTLMASMIHSLAPEAKILPVQITCDGGAPLDVTHCGGVGTPSDGLRWAAEKGADVIVVSRAWRGIDSGREISYALSKGAVVVAPNVRLRPSGGSLPGRREPVVPARDPGVVGVAVVDAQGRPDRDSALTSASLVAAPGHRRAATGPDGRTWTFWGEGPAVSLVAAAAALVRSEHPDAGPAEVAAALAASARHPKGGYDPSVGFGLIDPAAALRAVPERTSTETEAGLDPASFPAGEPPVIAAVGHRPVAFAVPAGALGGGLVLLGAAAVLGRRGRTRPEAPAVEPAP, from the coding sequence ATGCTGATCAGTCTCGCGGCCTCCGTCGCCGCTCTGACGCTCCTGGCCCCCGCGCCCGTCCTGGCCGCCGCCCCGGTCGACGACGACCTGCGCGCGTCCTTTGAGAAGGCTCGGCGATCCTCTCGGGGAAAGGGCGTCACCGTCGCCGTCCTGGGGTCCGGGGTGGCCCGCGACCTGCCCGCGCTCGGGGACCGCGTGCTGCCAGGCAAGAGCTTCGTGAAGCCCCATGGACGCCCGGTGCACGGCACCCTCATGGCCTCGATGATCCACTCGCTGGCCCCCGAGGCGAAGATCCTGCCCGTCCAGATCACGTGTGACGGCGGTGCGCCTTTGGACGTGACCCACTGCGGCGGCGTCGGAACCCCTTCGGACGGGCTCCGGTGGGCCGCGGAGAAAGGCGCGGACGTGATCGTGGTGAGCCGCGCATGGAGAGGGATCGACTCCGGCCGCGAGATCTCCTACGCGCTGTCGAAGGGCGCGGTGGTCGTCGCCCCCAACGTGCGGCTGCGGCCGAGCGGCGGGAGCCTGCCGGGACGCCGGGAGCCCGTGGTCCCCGCACGAGATCCCGGCGTCGTCGGGGTCGCCGTCGTGGACGCGCAGGGCAGGCCGGACAGGGACTCGGCGCTGACCAGTGCCTCGCTCGTCGCCGCCCCCGGCCACCGGCGGGCGGCCACCGGCCCGGACGGACGGACCTGGACGTTCTGGGGTGAAGGCCCCGCGGTCTCCCTCGTCGCCGCGGCAGCCGCGCTGGTCAGGTCCGAGCACCCCGATGCCGGCCCCGCCGAGGTCGCCGCCGCGCTCGCCGCGTCCGCCCGCCACCCGAAGGGCGGCTACGACCCCTCGGTGGGATTCGGCCTGATCGACCCCGCCGCCGCACTCCGCGCGGTCCCGGAAAGGACATCGACCGAGACGGAGGCCGGACTGGATCCCGCCTCCTTCCCCGCAGGGGAGCCGCCCGTCATCGCCGCGGTCGGGCACCGGCCCGTCGCCTTCGCCGTGCCCGCCGGGGCCCTCGGCGGCGGACTCGTCCTGCTCGGCGCGGCCGCCGTCCTCGGCCGCCGTGGACGGACGCGCCCGGAGGCCCCCGCCGTGGAGCCCGCGCCCTGA
- a CDS encoding ROK family transcriptional regulator, translating to MRVGRTQEEMRQRHLSEVLRRVHVEGPLTRASLGERLGLNRSTIMSLIADLAGAGLVSEEKPAETGRAGRPSLVVAPEPERIHALAFDVAVDGVTAARVGLGGRILARREAVRPRAVLDLDDVVGVLAEFGRDLVAEAGPDTVCAGVGVSYCGMVRPDGTVRYGPFLGWADQRFGPDLAERLGLGLPVGVGNEAHLGAVAEHVRGAGTGLDDLVYLHGDVGVGGGIIVGGKLLDGAGGYGCEVGHMVVNPFDGRPCLCGSHGCLEAEVGEGALLDYAGRAHDLVGRAGIREVVALAEAGDTRAVEAIDRIGDWLGVGVVNLINLFNPAVVVFGGMLRDLFDGTAPRVRARIEAHVLPVSRERVRLATAALGDDTTLAGAAELAFAALLADPLTILEARRAHAVRPA from the coding sequence GTGAGGGTCGGACGGACGCAGGAGGAGATGCGCCAAAGGCACCTTTCGGAGGTGCTGCGGCGCGTGCACGTCGAGGGGCCGCTCACCCGGGCGTCGCTCGGCGAGCGGCTCGGCCTGAACCGCAGCACGATCATGAGCCTCATCGCGGATCTGGCCGGCGCGGGGCTCGTCAGCGAGGAGAAACCCGCCGAGACGGGCCGGGCCGGACGGCCGTCCCTGGTCGTCGCACCCGAGCCGGAGCGGATCCACGCGCTGGCCTTCGACGTCGCCGTCGACGGTGTGACCGCCGCAAGGGTCGGGCTCGGCGGCCGGATCCTCGCCCGGCGCGAGGCGGTCCGGCCCCGCGCGGTCCTCGACCTCGACGACGTGGTGGGCGTCCTCGCCGAGTTCGGCAGGGACCTCGTCGCCGAAGCGGGCCCGGACACGGTGTGCGCAGGGGTGGGCGTGTCCTACTGCGGGATGGTCCGCCCCGACGGGACGGTCCGCTACGGCCCGTTCCTCGGCTGGGCGGACCAGCGTTTCGGCCCCGACCTCGCCGAAAGGCTCGGTCTCGGCCTGCCGGTCGGGGTCGGGAACGAGGCTCATCTCGGCGCGGTCGCCGAGCACGTCCGGGGCGCGGGCACCGGCCTCGACGATCTCGTCTACCTGCACGGCGACGTCGGGGTCGGCGGCGGCATCATCGTCGGCGGCAAGCTGCTGGACGGCGCGGGCGGCTACGGCTGCGAGGTCGGCCACATGGTGGTGAACCCGTTCGACGGGCGGCCCTGCCTGTGCGGGTCGCACGGCTGTCTGGAGGCCGAGGTCGGCGAGGGCGCCCTGCTCGACTACGCGGGACGCGCCCACGACCTCGTCGGACGGGCCGGGATCCGCGAGGTCGTCGCGCTCGCCGAGGCCGGGGACACCCGGGCCGTCGAGGCGATCGACAGGATCGGCGACTGGCTCGGCGTCGGCGTCGTCAACCTGATCAACCTGTTCAACCCGGCGGTCGTCGTCTTCGGCGGGATGCTCCGCGACCTGTTCGACGGGACCGCCCCGCGCGTCCGCGCCAGGATCGAGGCGCACGTCCTGCCCGTCTCCCGGGAACGCGTCCGCCTCGCCACCGCGGCCCTCGGCGACGACACCACCCTCGCCGGAGCCGCCGAACTCGCCTTCGCCGCCCTCCTCGCCGACCCCTTGACGATCCTGGAGGCCCGCAGGGCGCACGCCGTCAGACCGGCGTGA
- a CDS encoding histone-like nucleoid-structuring protein Lsr2, which yields MATKTIVVDDIDGYDGEDVTRREFELGGSKYAIDLGDANFKLLTDLMASLAPFVERAVEVKQAGRSRKSAADTAPRLQGYTNTDVREWATAQGIEVSVRGKIADEVYEQFVVAHPDARPDQA from the coding sequence GTGGCAACCAAGACCATAGTGGTGGACGACATCGACGGGTACGACGGCGAGGACGTCACCCGGAGAGAGTTCGAGCTGGGCGGCTCGAAGTACGCCATTGATCTGGGCGACGCCAACTTCAAGCTGCTCACCGACCTGATGGCCTCCCTCGCGCCCTTCGTGGAACGTGCCGTCGAGGTCAAGCAGGCGGGGCGGTCCCGCAAGTCGGCCGCCGACACCGCGCCGCGCCTCCAGGGCTACACCAACACCGACGTGCGCGAGTGGGCGACCGCTCAGGGCATCGAGGTGAGCGTCCGCGGCAAGATCGCGGACGAGGTGTACGAGCAGTTCGTCGTCGCACACCCCGACGCCAGGCCCGACCAGGCCTGA
- the add gene encoding adenosine deaminase, with translation MTRDLRALPKAHLHIHLEATVRPGTLAEFAAESGVAVPKTLVFADFTEFIEAYLALAALIDSPARLARVVAEAVGDAAAEGAVVIELATTPTWYTDLYGSVEAAVEAVCGYAAEAAGRYGVWTGVIVAIDRTLGPEHAMTMAGTAVEFAGRGVTGLGLHSEERGFPAAGFGAPFALAREAGLLAVPHAGELVGAQSVREALDVLGADRIQHGVRAVEDPALVAELAARGTCLDVCPTSNVLLGVFPSLADHPLPALLAAGVACSINADDPTLFGPGLLAEYTTARTGLGLDDAALASCARSSITASAAPQAVKEAALSGIDGWLAG, from the coding sequence ATGACCCGCGACCTGCGCGCCCTTCCGAAAGCGCACCTGCACATCCACTTGGAGGCGACCGTACGGCCGGGCACCTTGGCGGAGTTCGCCGCGGAGTCCGGTGTGGCCGTACCGAAGACCCTCGTGTTCGCGGACTTCACCGAGTTCATCGAGGCGTACCTCGCGCTCGCCGCGCTCATCGACTCCCCCGCGAGGCTGGCCCGGGTCGTCGCGGAGGCCGTCGGGGACGCCGCCGCCGAGGGGGCCGTGGTGATCGAGCTGGCCACGACGCCGACCTGGTACACGGACCTGTACGGGTCGGTGGAGGCGGCCGTCGAGGCGGTCTGCGGGTACGCGGCCGAGGCGGCCGGCCGGTACGGGGTGTGGACGGGGGTGATCGTCGCGATCGACCGGACGCTGGGGCCCGAGCACGCGATGACCATGGCCGGGACCGCGGTGGAGTTCGCCGGGCGCGGCGTCACCGGGCTCGGCCTGCACTCGGAGGAGCGCGGCTTCCCCGCCGCCGGCTTCGGGGCGCCGTTCGCCCTCGCCCGCGAGGCCGGGCTGCTGGCGGTGCCGCACGCGGGGGAACTGGTCGGCGCGCAGTCGGTCCGCGAGGCGCTCGACGTGCTGGGCGCCGACCGGATCCAGCACGGCGTCCGGGCGGTCGAGGACCCCGCGCTCGTCGCCGAGCTCGCCGCGCGCGGCACCTGCCTGGACGTCTGCCCCACCTCGAACGTCCTGCTCGGCGTCTTCCCGTCGCTCGCCGACCATCCGCTGCCCGCCCTGCTCGCCGCGGGCGTGGCCTGCTCGATCAACGCCGACGACCCGACCCTGTTCGGCCCCGGCCTGCTCGCCGAGTACACCACCGCGCGGACCGGGCTCGGCCTGGACGACGCCGCACTCGCCTCCTGCGCCCGGAGCTCGATCACCGCGAGCGCGGCGCCCCAGGCCGTCAAGGAGGCGGCGCTCTCCGGGATCGACGGCTGGCTCGCGGGCTGA
- a CDS encoding DUF2255 family protein translates to MAGWTKDELRKIGEAEELHLQPQLADGSLREPTTIWVVRHGEDVYVRAVNGPNGNWYRSTQESHEGHIEADGMGKDVEFAHADHAIDDKLDAEYRLKYRRYPEEIVGSVISDKARASTLKLVPHG, encoded by the coding sequence ATGGCCGGGTGGACGAAGGACGAACTGCGCAAGATCGGGGAGGCCGAGGAACTGCACCTCCAGCCACAGCTGGCCGACGGATCCCTGCGCGAGCCCACGACGATCTGGGTCGTCCGGCACGGTGAGGACGTCTACGTCCGGGCCGTGAACGGGCCCAACGGCAACTGGTACCGGAGCACCCAGGAGAGTCACGAGGGGCACATCGAGGCCGACGGGATGGGCAAGGACGTCGAGTTCGCACACGCCGACCACGCCATCGACGACAAGCTCGACGCCGAGTACCGGCTCAAGTACCGCCGCTACCCGGAGGAGATCGTCGGCTCGGTCATCAGCGACAAGGCCCGCGCGTCGACCCTCAAGCTGGTCCCGCACGGCTGA
- the metH gene encoding methionine synthase: MTVAATETRAERTRRLREILDERIAVLDGAWGSMLQNANLKPEDYRGDRFTDHPMDVTGDPDLLNITRPDVILDIHRQYLAAGADITTTNTFTATSIAQADYGLEAHVREMNVQGARLARQAADEAGGKFVAGSVGPLNVTLSLSPRVDDPAYRAVSFDKVKESYAEQISALAEGGVDLLLIETIFDTLNVKAAIAAAAEVAPDLPLWISVTIVDKSGRTLSGQTVEAFWNSVKHAGPLVVGVNCSLGAEEMRPHVEDLARMAGTYTASHPNAGLPNAFGGYDQTPEQTGRLLEEFALDGLVNIAGGCCGTTPAHIAKIAEGVAGKAPRPIASPPKRSRFSGLETFEIGPDTGFVMIGERTNVTGSARFRRLIEADDFQAAADVAAEQVRGGANLLDVNMDADLLDSEEAMTTFLNLIATEPEIAKIPVMIDSSRWSVLEAGLKCVQGNGVVNSISLKEGEEPFLAQARKVKAFGAGVVVMAFDEKGQAETADRKVAICGRAYDLLTQQVGFAPEDIIFDPNVLAVATGMSEHNSYAKEFIEALPRIKQRCPGALTSGGISNLSFSFRGNDVVREAMHSAFLLHAVRAGLDMGIVNAGQLAVYADIPADLLEHVEDVLFDRREDATDRLIEFAKTVSGSGTKREIDLSWRELPVAERLSHALVHGITDFVEEDTEEARQLLPRPLEVIEGPLMDGMKVVGDLFGSGKMFLPQVVKSARVMKRSVAYLEPFMEAEKEKALAEGREQVRSGQGKVVMATVKGDVHDIGKNIVGVVLGCNNYEVVDLGVMVPAATILDTAVAEGADAIGLSGLITPSLDEMVSVAAEMDRRGLKLPLLIGGATTSRQHTAVRIAPAYTGSVVHVLDASRVVGVVSDLLDADRAEALDTANRLEQQKLREAHENRRAQPMLTLAQARANAEKPSFEGLPTPEFTGLRTVTPSLTELREMIDWQFFFLAWELKGKYPAILDQPVARELYDDAQTMLDEIIANGSLRAEGVLGFWPAHAEGDDLVLENGATIPMLRQQTAKPDGRPNRSLADYLAPSGDHLGGFAVAVHGADELAAKYEEAKDDYRAIMVKALADRLAEAFAELIHLQARRAWFEPDAAPALADLHAERFRGIRPALGYPACPDHSRKKTLFELLDANAHGIALTESFAMIPASAVSGLIFAHPESRYFTVGRLGRDQIEDYAARTGLTVAETERWLRPNLAYEPEA, encoded by the coding sequence ATGACGGTAGCGGCGACCGAGACGCGCGCGGAGCGCACGCGGCGGCTGCGGGAGATCCTGGACGAGCGCATCGCCGTCCTGGACGGTGCGTGGGGCTCGATGCTCCAGAACGCGAACCTCAAGCCCGAGGACTACCGGGGCGACCGCTTCACCGACCACCCGATGGACGTCACCGGCGACCCGGACCTCCTCAACATCACCCGTCCGGACGTCATCCTCGACATCCACCGCCAGTACCTGGCGGCCGGCGCCGACATCACCACCACCAACACCTTCACCGCGACGAGCATCGCCCAGGCCGACTACGGCCTCGAGGCGCACGTCCGCGAGATGAACGTGCAGGGCGCCCGGCTGGCCCGCCAGGCCGCCGACGAGGCGGGCGGCAAGTTCGTCGCCGGGTCCGTCGGCCCCCTCAACGTCACCCTGTCGCTGTCCCCGCGCGTCGACGACCCCGCCTACCGCGCGGTCTCCTTCGACAAGGTCAAGGAGTCCTACGCCGAGCAGATCTCCGCGCTCGCCGAGGGCGGCGTCGACCTCCTGCTCATCGAGACGATCTTCGACACCTTGAACGTCAAGGCGGCCATCGCCGCGGCCGCCGAGGTGGCGCCGGACCTGCCGCTGTGGATCTCGGTGACCATCGTCGACAAGTCCGGCCGGACCCTGTCGGGCCAGACCGTCGAGGCGTTCTGGAACTCGGTCAAGCACGCCGGCCCCCTGGTCGTCGGCGTCAACTGCTCGCTGGGCGCCGAGGAGATGCGCCCGCACGTGGAGGACCTGGCCCGGATGGCCGGCACCTACACCGCCTCGCACCCCAACGCGGGCCTGCCGAACGCGTTCGGCGGCTACGACCAGACCCCCGAGCAGACCGGCCGCCTTCTCGAGGAGTTCGCGCTCGACGGCCTGGTGAACATCGCGGGCGGCTGCTGCGGCACCACCCCCGCGCACATCGCGAAGATCGCCGAGGGCGTCGCGGGCAAGGCCCCCCGCCCGATCGCGAGCCCGCCGAAGCGCAGCCGCTTCTCCGGCCTGGAGACCTTCGAGATCGGCCCGGACACCGGCTTCGTCATGATCGGCGAGCGCACCAACGTCACCGGTTCCGCGCGGTTCCGCCGCCTCATCGAGGCCGACGACTTCCAGGCCGCCGCCGACGTGGCGGCCGAGCAGGTCCGCGGCGGCGCGAACCTCCTCGACGTGAACATGGACGCCGACCTCCTCGACTCCGAGGAGGCGATGACCACCTTCCTCAACCTCATCGCGACCGAGCCGGAGATCGCCAAGATCCCGGTGATGATCGACAGCTCGCGGTGGAGCGTGCTGGAGGCCGGGCTCAAGTGCGTCCAGGGCAATGGCGTCGTCAACTCCATCAGCCTCAAGGAGGGCGAGGAGCCCTTCCTGGCGCAGGCGCGCAAGGTCAAGGCGTTCGGCGCCGGCGTCGTCGTCATGGCCTTCGACGAGAAGGGCCAGGCCGAGACCGCCGACCGCAAGGTCGCGATCTGCGGCCGCGCCTACGACCTGCTCACCCAGCAGGTCGGCTTCGCCCCCGAGGACATCATCTTCGACCCGAACGTGCTCGCCGTCGCCACCGGCATGAGCGAGCACAACTCCTACGCGAAGGAGTTCATCGAGGCGCTGCCGCGGATCAAGCAGCGCTGCCCCGGCGCGCTGACCTCCGGCGGCATCTCGAACCTGTCGTTCTCCTTCCGCGGCAACGACGTGGTCCGCGAGGCCATGCACTCGGCGTTCCTGCTGCACGCCGTGCGCGCGGGACTGGACATGGGCATCGTCAACGCCGGCCAGCTCGCCGTCTACGCCGACATCCCCGCCGATCTCCTGGAGCACGTCGAGGACGTGCTGTTCGACCGGCGTGAGGACGCCACCGACCGGCTCATCGAGTTCGCCAAGACGGTGTCGGGCAGCGGCACCAAGCGCGAGATCGACCTGTCATGGCGTGAACTGCCCGTCGCCGAGCGGCTGTCCCACGCGCTGGTGCACGGCATCACCGACTTCGTCGAGGAGGACACCGAGGAGGCCAGGCAGCTCCTGCCGCGCCCCCTGGAGGTCATCGAGGGCCCGCTGATGGACGGCATGAAGGTCGTCGGCGACCTCTTCGGCTCCGGCAAGATGTTCCTGCCGCAGGTCGTCAAGAGCGCCCGGGTGATGAAGCGCTCGGTGGCCTACCTCGAGCCGTTCATGGAGGCCGAGAAGGAGAAGGCCCTCGCCGAAGGCCGCGAGCAGGTGCGCAGCGGCCAGGGCAAGGTCGTCATGGCCACGGTCAAGGGCGACGTCCACGACATCGGCAAGAACATCGTCGGCGTCGTGCTCGGCTGCAACAACTACGAGGTCGTGGACCTCGGCGTCATGGTCCCGGCCGCGACGATCCTCGACACCGCGGTCGCCGAGGGCGCGGACGCGATCGGCCTGTCCGGCCTGATCACCCCGTCGCTGGACGAGATGGTGTCGGTCGCCGCCGAGATGGACCGGCGCGGGCTGAAGCTGCCACTGCTCATCGGCGGCGCGACCACGTCCCGCCAGCACACGGCGGTCCGGATCGCGCCCGCCTACACCGGGTCGGTCGTGCACGTGCTGGACGCCTCCCGGGTCGTCGGCGTCGTGTCGGACCTGCTGGACGCCGACCGCGCCGAGGCGCTGGACACCGCCAACCGCCTCGAGCAGCAGAAGCTGCGCGAGGCGCACGAGAACCGCAGGGCACAGCCGATGCTCACCCTGGCGCAGGCCCGCGCCAACGCCGAGAAGCCGTCGTTCGAGGGCCTGCCGACCCCGGAGTTCACCGGCCTGCGCACGGTCACCCCGTCGCTGACCGAGCTGCGCGAGATGATCGACTGGCAGTTCTTCTTCCTCGCGTGGGAGCTCAAGGGCAAGTACCCGGCGATCCTCGACCAGCCGGTCGCGCGCGAGCTGTACGACGACGCGCAGACGATGCTGGACGAGATCATCGCGAACGGGTCGCTGCGCGCCGAGGGCGTCCTGGGCTTCTGGCCCGCGCACGCCGAGGGCGACGATCTCGTCCTGGAGAACGGCGCGACGATCCCGATGCTGCGCCAGCAGACGGCCAAGCCCGACGGCCGCCCGAACCGCAGTCTCGCCGACTACCTCGCCCCGTCCGGCGACCACCTCGGCGGCTTCGCGGTCGCGGTGCACGGCGCCGACGAGCTCGCGGCGAAGTACGAGGAGGCCAAGGACGACTACCGGGCGATCATGGTGAAGGCCCTGGCCGACCGGCTCGCCGAGGCGTTCGCGGAGCTGATCCACCTCCAGGCCCGGCGCGCCTGGTTCGAGCCCGACGCCGCCCCCGCGCTGGCGGACCTGCACGCCGAGCGCTTCCGTGGTATCCGCCCGGCGCTGGGCTACCCGGCCTGCCCGGACCACAGCCGCAAGAAGACCCTGTTCGAGCTGCTGGACGCGAACGCGCACGGCATCGCGCTGACCGAGTCGTTCGCGATGATCCCGGCGTCGGCGGTCAGCGGCCTGATCTTCGCCCACCCCGAGTCGCGGTACTTCACCGTCGGACGGCTCGGCCGCGACCAGATCGAGGACTACGCGGCCCGCACCGGCCTGACCGTCGCCGAGACCGAGCGCTGGCTGCGCCCGAACCTCGCCTACGAGCCCGAGGCCTGA
- a CDS encoding TetR/AcrR family transcriptional regulator, with protein sequence MKVTRPDPADLRVVQTRAKLRAAVLDLASRAPVEEITVSDLTKKAGINRSTFYKHASSPADLLRRVIWDELDGLRAEIFALAAPGTALSEALEHGLHGLAEHVVRFSALYTTGLVDHSSGALHALLNEHSIASFTALLEGRADRMPPGASGDAVSVAMYSAFLAHGVTGVMESWLRTTGTGDPGLFVATVLAVLPPWLTGAEGTSHRSQERSTS encoded by the coding sequence GTGAAGGTAACTCGCCCCGATCCCGCGGACCTCCGCGTCGTGCAGACCCGCGCCAAACTGCGCGCGGCGGTGCTCGATCTCGCGTCCAGGGCCCCGGTCGAGGAGATCACCGTCTCCGACCTCACCAAGAAGGCCGGGATCAACCGCTCGACCTTCTACAAACACGCCTCCAGCCCGGCCGACCTCCTGCGCCGTGTCATCTGGGACGAACTCGACGGCCTCCGCGCGGAGATCTTCGCCCTGGCGGCGCCGGGGACGGCCCTCTCCGAGGCGCTCGAACACGGTCTGCACGGCCTCGCCGAGCACGTCGTGCGGTTCTCCGCGCTCTACACGACGGGCCTGGTCGACCACTCCAGCGGCGCACTGCACGCCCTGCTGAACGAGCACTCCATCGCCTCGTTCACCGCACTGCTGGAAGGCCGCGCCGACCGCATGCCGCCCGGCGCGTCCGGGGACGCGGTCTCCGTCGCGATGTACAGCGCGTTCCTCGCGCACGGCGTCACGGGGGTCATGGAGTCATGGCTGCGCACGACGGGGACCGGCGACCCCGGCCTGTTCGTCGCGACGGTCCTGGCCGTGCTCCCGCCGTGGCTGACCGGAGCTGAAGGCACCTCCCATAGATCGCAAGAAAGAAGCACGTCATGA